The proteins below are encoded in one region of Maribacter aestuarii:
- a CDS encoding DUF2461 domain-containing protein: MSFYKLYDFLRDLDKNNSKEWMDENRKRYHEVRDWYISWLNEMDAKLAQVDKDYYATPGKKAINRINNNLMFHPEKPTYKDHFGAGLDKAPDTGDFYIHLGLNESFIAGGFYRPSSKILTSIRDAIDYNGEEFKKIINKKSFKDMFGGLMEDDMLKTSPKGFSQDHQHIELLRHKSFAVSHPVTQKEVQQEDFQERVISVYKEMLPFRRYLNKAITV, encoded by the coding sequence ATGAGTTTTTACAAACTATATGATTTTCTACGCGATTTAGACAAGAACAATTCCAAAGAGTGGATGGACGAAAACCGGAAACGCTACCATGAGGTAAGGGATTGGTATATAAGTTGGCTCAACGAAATGGACGCCAAATTGGCCCAGGTAGATAAGGACTATTACGCCACTCCTGGTAAGAAAGCAATCAACCGGATCAACAATAATTTGATGTTCCATCCGGAGAAGCCTACCTATAAGGACCACTTTGGGGCGGGTTTGGATAAAGCGCCTGACACCGGGGATTTTTACATACATCTGGGGCTGAACGAGTCGTTTATAGCGGGCGGTTTTTATAGGCCTTCTTCAAAAATATTGACTAGTATTCGGGATGCCATTGATTACAACGGAGAGGAATTCAAAAAAATCATTAACAAAAAATCTTTTAAGGATATGTTCGGCGGCCTCATGGAGGACGATATGCTAAAAACTTCCCCCAAAGGATTTTCCCAAGACCACCAACATATAGAACTATTAAGACACAAGAGTTTTGCCGTTTCCCATCCGGTGACGCAAAAAGAGGTACAACAGGAAGATTTTCAAGAGCGGGTCATTTCGGTGTATAAAGAAATGCTTCCTTTTAGAAGATATTTGAACAAGGCGATTACAGTTTAG
- a CDS encoding TIGR00266 family protein, translating to MNAHEVDYEIYGEEMQYVEIELDPQEAVVAEAGSFMMMEPDIKMDTIFGDGSNQDSSVLGKIFSAGKRMLTGESLFMTAFLNVGQGKKKVSFASPYPGKILPIDLSEKGGKFICQKDAFLCAAKGVSVGIEFSRKLGRGLFGGEGFIMQKLEGDGMAFVHAGGTMAKKILAAGEVLKVDTGCIVGFSHTVDYDIEFVGGIKNTVFGGEGLFFATLRGPGTVYIQSLPFSRLAGRVLAAIPRGGKDKGEGSILGTLGDIVGGDRGF from the coding sequence ATGAACGCACACGAAGTAGATTACGAGATATACGGCGAAGAAATGCAATATGTAGAAATAGAGCTGGACCCACAGGAAGCCGTGGTAGCAGAGGCTGGGAGCTTTATGATGATGGAGCCCGATATTAAAATGGATACCATTTTTGGGGATGGTTCCAACCAGGACAGTAGTGTTTTGGGAAAGATTTTCTCCGCCGGTAAACGAATGTTAACGGGAGAAAGCCTGTTCATGACCGCTTTTTTAAATGTTGGGCAAGGGAAGAAGAAAGTCAGTTTTGCATCACCCTACCCAGGAAAAATATTGCCCATTGACCTTTCTGAAAAAGGGGGTAAGTTCATTTGTCAGAAAGATGCTTTTTTGTGTGCGGCCAAAGGCGTTTCCGTAGGGATTGAATTTTCTAGAAAATTAGGAAGAGGGTTATTTGGCGGCGAAGGCTTCATTATGCAGAAGCTGGAAGGGGACGGCATGGCCTTCGTACATGCAGGGGGCACCATGGCCAAGAAAATATTGGCGGCCGGAGAAGTGTTAAAAGTAGATACCGGATGCATCGTTGGTTTTTCACATACGGTGGATTATGATATTGAATTCGTGGGAGGAATTAAAAATACGGTTTTTGGAGGGGAAGGACTATTCTTCGCAACTTTGAGAGGACCTGGTACGGTTTATATTCAATCCTTACCCTTTAGCCGCTTGGCTGGTAGGGTATTGGCTGCCATACCTAGAGGCGGTAAGGATAAGGGGGAAGGAAGTATTCTTGGTACCCTTGGGGATATCGTAGGTGGTGATAGAGGATTTTAA
- a CDS encoding DUF4442 domain-containing protein has product MDLTPRKINTFNFFKLPSVWWTGIRVKDLDETHCSATVKHRWINQNPFRSMFWAVQGMAAELTTGALVMGAIRHSGKKVSMLVLNNKANFSKKATGRITFSCIDGNRIKEALDKTIATGEGQTLWMKSVGINTDGVVVSTFEFEWTVRLKS; this is encoded by the coding sequence ATGGATTTGACCCCTCGAAAAATAAATACGTTCAATTTTTTTAAACTTCCATCCGTTTGGTGGACCGGTATACGGGTAAAGGATCTCGACGAAACCCATTGTTCGGCTACCGTAAAGCACCGTTGGATCAATCAGAATCCGTTTCGTTCCATGTTTTGGGCGGTACAGGGAATGGCTGCGGAATTAACGACGGGAGCATTGGTCATGGGTGCCATACGGCACAGTGGGAAAAAAGTATCCATGCTCGTGTTGAACAACAAGGCCAACTTCTCCAAAAAGGCTACCGGGCGCATCACGTTTAGTTGTATCGATGGAAACCGTATTAAGGAAGCCTTGGACAAAACCATCGCCACGGGTGAGGGACAGACCCTTTGGATGAAATCCGTAGGTATCAACACCGATGGGGTAGTGGTGAGTACTTTTGAGTTTGAGTGGACAGTGAGGTTGAAAAGTTGA
- a CDS encoding DUF4870 domain-containing protein yields the protein MTESLTKHERNLASLIHASTFSKFFIPFGNFILPLVLWTANKKEYEFVDYNGKQALNFQISLLLYSIVLGIISVPFFIGFLPDIFDFDNFRFFNLNKYNTMNFHFDSDNFFGPWIWPLGITGLAQGALFVVNIVYTILATIRTNEGQTFKYPLTIKFIK from the coding sequence ATGACAGAATCATTAACAAAACACGAAAGAAATTTAGCCTCGCTCATACATGCGAGTACGTTCTCCAAATTCTTTATTCCCTTTGGAAACTTTATTCTACCATTGGTATTATGGACAGCGAACAAAAAGGAATATGAGTTTGTGGATTACAACGGCAAACAAGCCCTGAACTTTCAGATTAGCCTTCTACTCTACTCTATTGTTCTGGGTATCATAAGCGTACCATTCTTTATCGGCTTTTTGCCGGATATTTTTGATTTTGACAACTTTAGGTTCTTTAACCTGAACAAGTACAATACCATGAATTTTCATTTTGACAGTGATAATTTCTTTGGTCCATGGATCTGGCCTTTAGGAATAACCGGTTTAGCACAAGGTGCTTTATTTGTAGTGAATATTGTGTACACCATATTGGCAACCATTAGAACAAACGAGGGACAAACATTTAAATACCCCCTAACCATAAAATTCATAAAGTAA
- a CDS encoding nuclear transport factor 2 family protein, with protein sequence MNLIKIIIYIIVAFFASIVSGQSTANADLFQTIKKLDSTYFTAYNECDMAKQEKMYDEDIEFYHDMGGLSTDKKELLESIKNNICGKVTRSLVEGSIEVYPIKDYGAIEIGMHQFYNNLEPNAESEPSKFIVFWKQAGPEWHISRVVSLH encoded by the coding sequence ATGAACCTTATAAAAATTATCATATATATCATAGTAGCATTTTTCGCCAGCATTGTGTCTGGACAGTCGACCGCGAACGCTGATTTGTTCCAAACCATAAAGAAATTGGACAGCACCTATTTTACCGCTTACAATGAATGTGATATGGCCAAACAAGAAAAAATGTACGACGAGGATATAGAATTTTACCATGATATGGGAGGTTTATCCACCGATAAAAAGGAGCTCTTGGAGAGTATTAAGAACAACATATGTGGGAAGGTCACCAGAAGTTTAGTAGAAGGAAGTATTGAGGTATATCCCATTAAGGATTATGGGGCCATTGAAATAGGAATGCATCAATTTTATAATAATCTAGAACCAAATGCAGAGTCAGAGCCTAGCAAATTCATTGTTTTTTGGAAACAAGCGGGGCCGGAATGGCATATTAGTAGAGTAGTAAGTTTACATTAA
- a CDS encoding PadR family transcriptional regulator, translating into MNVENTKAQMRKGVLEYCILSILNGKDKYASEILETLKDAKMLVVEGTIYPLLTRLKNAGLLNYRWEESTSGPPRKYYTLTETGKLFLKELDTTWDELRKATNVVTNTKNS; encoded by the coding sequence ATGAATGTAGAAAATACAAAGGCGCAAATGCGAAAAGGAGTTTTGGAGTACTGCATACTGTCCATCCTAAACGGAAAAGACAAATATGCCTCCGAAATTCTAGAGACGCTAAAAGACGCTAAAATGCTGGTGGTAGAAGGTACCATTTACCCTCTTCTGACCCGATTAAAGAATGCAGGGCTTCTCAATTACAGATGGGAAGAATCTACATCCGGACCACCCCGAAAATACTATACCCTAACCGAAACGGGAAAACTTTTCCTAAAGGAACTGGATACCACTTGGGACGAATTAAGAAAGGCCACTAATGTGGTAACCAACACAAAAAACAGCTAA